TCGCGATTCCCCTCGACCAAGTGCTGACTATTTTGGTAGGGGGCAGGCCCGATCGGGCTACGTGGGGTACGATCGTACTTCAGTTTCGTTTACCCCGCGCCTTGACTGCATCCCTAGCAGGGGCAGCTCTCTCTGTAAGTGGCCTGCAAATGCAGACCCTGTTCCGTAACCCGCTTGCAGGGCCGTTTGTACTTGGCATCAATGCTGGGGCTAGCTTAGGAGTAGCGTTGGTGGTATTAGCTGTGCAACTGGCTGGGATGTCAGGCCAATGGCGACAATTGGGCTGGTTGAGTGATCTGGGGCTAGTGGCCGCAGCAGGTCTCGGTGCGGCAATCACCCTTGTGATAGTTCTCCTGGTTGCTCGCCGCCTCCAGAACAGCATGACCCTGCTAATTCTCGGCCTTATGATTGGTTATGCTGCCAATGGCATTGTTACTGTTCTGCTCTATTTCAGTACTGCTGAACAGGTGCAAACCTATCTGCTGTGGACATTTGGCAGTTTTGCCGGGGTGAGTTGGCGACAACTGCGCTTATTGGCTCCACTGGTAGGGCTGGGGTTAGCCCTGGCCCAGGTGTGTTTCAAGTCCCTTAATTTAATGCTGTTGGATGATATGCGAGCCACTAGTCTGGGTCTCAATGTGCAACAGTCTCGACTGTGGATTATCCTCAGTGCAGCTTTGCTAGCAGGTACTGTGACTGCCTTTTGTGGCCCCATTGCGTTTCTAGGTGTAGCTGTGCCTCACCTTTGCCGCAGCCTTCTACAAACCTTGGATCACCGCTGGCTAGTGTCTGCTACTGCCGCCCTAGGAGCCAGTCTTGCCCTTGTTGCTGACCTTATTGCCCAAATGCCAGGACAGGCGATCGCCCTTCCTCTCAATGCTGTTACAGCCCTCATTGGTGCCCCTGTCGTTACCTGGATCATTCTCAAACGTCAACAACTGGAAGGATAGGGGTTGCCTAAAAGCACCTGAGTCAGCTAACCCTGGCTTATGGATGAGAGCACAGCCTGGAACTCTAGCCGACAAAAGGCTTGGCCAGCTTTTAGGTGACAGGCTTGGTTGCCCTTGTTGATCACCCTTACACCAGCTTCAGTTGTGCTAAGTTGACTGCCTTCTAACTCAGACGGCACGACCCACTCAGCTACTAGTTGCGATTGAGCTTGCAGTGACTTAACCAATTGGACATGCACCGTCTGCTCAATGTTCTGAAGGCGAAACCCGAGCTGGCAAATAACAGCTTTTCCTGGCTCTAGCTCGATCGCATCTAGCCGTTGCAGCACAAATAGCTCACGATCGCCCAACACGGTAGGCACCAGAAATCGGCGCGTTAGCCAACACCCCAACGTCACTACCACTGTCCGTTTGCCATTGCCAAGCAGTGGCTGCTTCTCGATAGTTATGGGCAAAAGCTTCATGACAGGCACTCGCAGAAGGTGCGGCAGCTCAACTACATGATGTCGATAAATCGCTTGAGTATCGGGCAGCAGTGGACTGGTAGTAGCGTGAGTTGTAACCGATGCCGGACTTTGCAGCAGGTCTTGGCTTGCAGAGGCTGTCTCTGTAGCAGAGGGTAAGAGTGGATCAGCAGGTGGTGATGCCGTGGATTCAGAATTAGCAGCCTCTGGCTCTAAAGATTCTAGGCTAACTACCATTGGGGAAGATAGGTTGGCTGCCTGCTGCATGGTTGCTAACTCCTGCTCAAAGGCTTGCGAAAATATTGCAACCATCTTATTAGATGGCTCCTCAGCATTCTCTAGCAGCAAGTGCAGCGGTGAAATTGGACGACGAGGAATTGATGACTTACGAGCTGAGGCACGGGCACGTGCTTCTCGTTCTCGCCGTTTGCGCTGCTCAAGCTGTTGTTGCATGACCGTTTGTCGATTTTGCATGTAGTCTGCCCAGAAACCAGGATTCAACTCGTCCATCGTCTGGGCGATTGACCAAATTTCGACCATCATCATGTTGTAAAACATCTGGTCAGACTTCTGGAGGGACTCAATCCATCGCAACAAACCCCATGTGGAACCTGCTCGACCTTTAGTTTCAGCCTTGCTGCCGGTAGATTTCCCCATGACACTCCTCCATTTACTGAACAGTCTGGTGATTGAAGGCCATGTCTCAGCTAGGGTGAACTTCCTGTCTGTGCTAGCACTGCCTTAATTTGTGGAACGCTGAGAAATTTCTTGGCCTCTGCTAGCAAGCGATCGCCCCAGAGGTTTTCCTTGAGAAATTCCAAATCGGCATACCGCTTATCTAACCGAAGAGCTTGCTCGCCTAGCAGTAACCCTTGGGTGCGATCCCCTTTTGCATAAAGAGCAACAGCCAAGGCTAACTGTGGTTCCGCTTGCTTATCGTCAATGGCTATCGACT
This window of the Cyanobacteriota bacterium genome carries:
- a CDS encoding iron ABC transporter permease gives rise to the protein MTWFKQNGWMVGDRPSRVMALGLLSVLVVVFCLSLSLGSVAIPLDQVLTILVGGRPDRATWGTIVLQFRLPRALTASLAGAALSVSGLQMQTLFRNPLAGPFVLGINAGASLGVALVVLAVQLAGMSGQWRQLGWLSDLGLVAAAGLGAAITLVIVLLVARRLQNSMTLLILGLMIGYAANGIVTVLLYFSTAEQVQTYLLWTFGSFAGVSWRQLRLLAPLVGLGLALAQVCFKSLNLMLLDDMRATSLGLNVQQSRLWIILSAALLAGTVTAFCGPIAFLGVAVPHLCRSLLQTLDHRWLVSATAALGASLALVADLIAQMPGQAIALPLNAVTALIGAPVVTWIILKRQQLEG
- a CDS encoding tetratricopeptide repeat protein → SEAIAQYEKAVQHDAKFWPALNNIGLIRYEQGDVEGAMRHWRESIAIDDKQAEPQLALAVALYAKGDRTQGLLLGEQALRLDKRYADLEFLKENLWGDRLLAEAKKFLSVPQIKAVLAQTGSSP